CTGTTCCGTACCACTCAAGGGTTGTGAAACAAATGTAAGTCTTTCAATCGCTATTTACCATGTTTAAATCAATATCGAATTGAAATAATAGCATATGACACTTACCAATTTTTGTTCTCTATTGCAGCCATGTTTGAATGGAGGCGCCTGCCTGCCGTACTTGGTCAATGAGATAGACCATCAATATAACTGCACCTGTGAGAACGGCTTTCAGGGCGACAAATGCGAGAAGACCACCACCTTGTCCATGGTGGCCACCAGCTTGATTTCGGTGACCACGGAACGCGAGGAGGGCTACGACATTAATCTCCAGTTCAGGACGACGCTGCCCAACGGAGTGCTGGCCTTTGGAACCACCGGCGAAAAGAATGAGCCGGTTAGCTACATTCTGGAGCTAATTAACGGACGATTGAATCTGCATTCCTCGCTACTGAACAAGTGGGAGGGCGTGTTCATCGGCTCCAAGCTGAACGACAGCAACTGGCACAAGGTGTTCGTAGCCATCAACACATCGCACTTAGTGCTCTCGGCCAACGACGAGCAGGCCATATTCCCGGTGGGCTCCTACGAAACGGCCAACAACAGCCAGCCCTCGTTCCCGCGAACCTATCTCGGCGGCACGATACCCAATCTGAAGTCCTACCTGCGCCACCTCACCCACCAGCCGTCGGCCTTTGTGGGCTGCATGCAGGACATCATGGTCAACGGGAAATGGATCTTCCCCGACGTGCAGAGTACGAACGAGTCGTATACCAAGCTGGAGAATGTCCAGAGCGGATGTCCACGCACGGAGCAATGCAAGCCGAATCCCTGCCATTCGAATGGCGAGTGCACGGATCTGTGGCACACGTTCGCCTGCCACTGTCCTAGACCCTTTTTTGGACACACTTGTCAGCATAGTAAGCACTATTGGATTAATACCAGTGATTCCTGATCTTTCAACCTTGTTTTACTTATTAACTTTCTAGATATGACTGCAGCCACTTTTGGCCACGAGAACACCACCCATTCGGCTGTGATTGTGGAGACAACGGACGTGGCTAGGCGCGCCATTCGCTCCATTCTGGACATCTCCATGTTCATCCGAACCCGCGAGCCGACCGGTCAAGTCTTCTACTTGGGCACCGATCCTCGCAAGGCACCCACCAAAAGTGAGTTTGATCAGGAGAGTTTTTAATGCACACATATTTGGATTTATCTGAGAGCACATAATgagaaacatttaaatttgatcgACTTTCCTAAGATTTTAGGATCTTAAGATAATGTCTTCATTATCTGTAAATATTGTTGTTTGTAAATAAGATGTATTTATAACCTCTTTCATAtcgcttttaatatttatatttatttagcgtCTACTTTATGTACCTAAGAAGTTTAAAGCCAGTTATCTTAGTTTTAATGCATATGTGCTTAATAAATACAgattaacattattatttgtttgctcCCTACAGATATTGGCGACTCGTATGTGGCGGCCAAACTGCACGGCGGTGAGCTGTTGGTGAAGATGCAGTTCAGCGGTACTCCGGAGGCCTACACCGTCGGTGGCCAGAAGCTGGACAACGGCTATAACCACCTGATCGAGGTGGTGCGCAACCAGACGCTCGTGCAGGTCAAGCTCAATGGCACCGAGTACTTCCGCAAGACGCTGTCGACGACGGGTCTGCTGGACGCACAGGTGCTCTACTTGGGCGGACCTGCACCCACGCGCGAATCTCTTTTGGGGGCGACCACGGAACCGGGTCCAGTGCCGGCGCCGGGGGCAGGTGTGCCCATTGAGGACATTACGGTGCCAAAGGAGGCGGACGACAGCAGGGACTACTTCAAGGGCATCATCCAGGACGTGAAGGTGAGCAACGGCTCGCTCAACCTTATTGTGGAGATGTATTCGCTGAACGTGACGGACGTCCAAGTGAACGCCAAGCCCCTGGGCGCCGTGACTATCGATCGCGCCTCCGTGTTGCCCGGTGAGGTGTCCGACGATCTGTGCCGGAAGAATCCCTGCCGGCACAATGCGGAGTGCAGGAACACATGGAACGACTACAGCTGCAAGTGCCCCAATGGCTACAAGGGCAAGGATTGCCAGGAGATCGAGTTCTGCCAACTGGTTACCTGTCCGGGCCAGAGCGTGTGCCAAAATCTGGACGATGGCTACGAGTGTCTGACCAACATCACGTTTACGGGTCAGGAGCGCTCCCCTCTGGCCTTCTTCTACTTCCAGGAGCCCCCATCCGAGGAGATTGTGGGTGAAGCGACTCCCAAGCAGACCCTCAAACCGGTCATTGATATAGCCTTCCGCACGCGGGCTGGCGGAACTCTGCTGTACATCGACAATGTGGACGGATTCTTTGAGATTGGCGTGAACGGAGGACGAGTGACCATCACCTGGAAGCTTAGTGCCCTGCATTTCGGCGAGTCTGCTCGCTTCGAGAAGGAGAACACGGACGGAGAGTGGAGTCGCATCTACCTGAGGACACACAACAGCAAACTGGAGGGCGGGTGGAAGGGCTGGGAATCGATGGTGGACCCGTCGCCAGCCTTCTCCACGGACATCGACCAAGCGGCCTTCCAGTCCCTGATCGCCTCCAGCACTCAGGTTTACTTGGGCGGCATGCCAGAATCTCGGCAAGCGCGGGGATCCACTTTGTCCGCCCAGCAGGGCTCCCAGTTCAAGGGCTGTGTGGGCGAGGCAAGGGTGGGCGATCTGCTGCTGCCCTACTTCTCCAATGCGGAGCTGTATCCGCGCACTGAGAACGTTTCCGTACAGTTGAAGGCCCAGTTCCGGCTGAACACCACCCGTCCGGAGGAGGGCTGCATCCTGTGCTTCCAGTCGGACTGCAAGAATGCCGGCTTCTGTCAGGCTCCATCGGATGAGTACGCCTGCACCTGCCAGGCTGGATTCGAGGGCGACGATTGCGGCACGGACATCGACGAGTGCCTGAACACGGAGTGCTTCAACAACGGCACCTGCATCAACCAGGTGGCGGCCTTCTATTGCCAGTGCGAGCCCGGATTTGAGGGTCAGCACTGCGAGCAGAACATCGACGAGTGTGCGGACCAGCCCTGCCACAACGGGGGCAACTGTACGGATCTAATCGCTGCGTACTTGTGCGACTGCCCGGAGGACTATATGGGTCCCCAGTGCGACGTGCTCAAGCAGATGACCTGCGAGAACGAGCCCTGCCGGAACGGATCCACCTGCCAGAATGGATTCAGTGAGTATAATGCCACGTTTCTCTTAACATATTAGAATTAGGGGGCACCACGTTAATCCGCTGCACCGTTTACAACCGGCACTTTACTCCATTTTTAACTGATCTACTTTCTCTTCCTAAAGATGGAGCGACTGGCAATAATTTCACCTGCACCTGCGTGCCCGGCTTCGAGGGTCCTCTTTGTGACATTCCCTTCTGTGAACTGACGCCATGTGACAATGGCGGTCTCTGCCTGACTACTGGCATGGTGAGTATCCCTGAAAGGGTATTTCCTTACGAAACACCTAGTTACCCAAACCCTGCCCTTTCAGTCCCCCATGTGCAAGTGCAGTCTGGGCTACACGGGTCGCCTGTGCGAGCAGGACATCAACGAATGCGAGTCGAATCCCTGCCAGAACGATGGTCAGTGCAGGGATCTGGTGGGCAAGTACGAATGCGACTGCCAGGGCACTGGATTCGAGGGCCTCCGCTGCGAGAATGACATTGATGAGTGCAGCCTGGAGGGCGAGCACTGCGCCGGATTGGGCAGGTGCTTCAACAAACGCGGCTCCTTCCAGTGCATCTGCCAGAAACCGTACTGCGGGCAATACTGCAACTTCACGGATCCCTGCAACGCCTCGGACATCTGCTCCAATGGCGGTCGCTGCGTGGAGTCCTGCGGCGCCAAGCCGGACTACAAATGCGAGTGTCTGGAAGGATTCACGGGCAAAAATTGCACGGTACCGGTGAGTATATAATCACAATAATATGCAAACCGTCAGGTAGCAGAAAATTTTAGACCATCTTCAAGAATTTCGAAAAGGCAAACGGAATATTAAACTTTAGTcaggcttttaatttaaaagaatttcaaaataaaaccttGAAGTTAGTTTACATTTGTAATTTCAAAATCGAAAAtcaaaatacttaaaatgttgtaaaaacttaaaattcatGTTGTTTACATTAGCAAGCTAATATTTCCTACTTCTAATTAACAAATAGCTTGGGGAGAATTTTTACTATtcgattgtttttttatttcaaaaaggGGTATAGctaaaaaatcttttagaCCCTTCGTATCCAAGACAACCCTGCCCAGACATGTCTTTGGATTGGAAATAATAAGTCATTAAATTTACTGATCTAAAACCAACAAATCCTAATTATTTTTCAGATCACGGCCAAGGAGGATGGACCCTCGACGACGGACATTGCCATCATTGTCATACCCGTGGTGGTGGTACTGCTGCTGATCGCGGGAGCCCTGCTGGGCACCTTCCTGGTGATGGCCAGGAACAAGCGTGCCACCAGGGGCACCTACAGCCCCAGCGCCCAGGAGTACTGCAACCCGAGGCTGGAAATGGACAACGTGCTGAAGCCACCGCCTGAGGAACGacttatttagttttgagTTTTGAGCATCAGCGACGATTAGCAAAGCGAACGagagatatttttaaatccgCCCATAAACACCTAGCTGTAGGAGAAACGCAATGTTTTGTTCTAAGTACGCCCCTAGTTACTGTTTACATCTTAAGGTGCtcaaagcaacagcagcagcagtcgccCCCGATCCCTGCCCACGCTTTAGTTAGTTAATAATTGATAATGCCGTTGTCTATTTATTCTAGTAGTTTAGATGACAGACGTACCGCCCTATAGTCGTTATGTAGTTACGTTCCGATAGTTTAGATTCAGTATTCGATTTCTCGTATATGTAAATCCTAAAGCTGCGAACAAAGTTGAGCTCTGACACCGATTCCCCCTCCACATTCCGCACGGAAGCCTTTCAAACGTATTGTACGAGTATTcttgtaaatatatttgtgcCCATTCCTAAACTAAATTAGCTGAGCTAAATCGAAttcaaaaaactgaaaatccTATATGCCTATATATACGCCAGTATATATATCAGTAAATGTGGccttataacaaaaaaaaaaatagtaacgAAAAGCAATGACAACCAGAAAGATCATGAGAAACTATTGGTTaagtaaatcaaataaaagacATATTTTGCTCTAGAATTTCTAAGCGTAAACTTAAGAGACTGTactatataataaatattaaatatttcgacTTTTTTCCAATTGCTTGtctatttattaaagtttGCACAACAAGTTTTTCAATACCTTCTGATGTTCCCcggcaaacaataaaataaaatgattccTTTTCCAATTTGTAGCAACTATTGCTAAATTTATTCGTCAACCTTAGCGTGACGTGTACTTTATGGTTTCAATGCAAACAAGTCCGCATGAACAACaaactttagttttgtttatcaTTTCAGTGAGAGAGCTGCTAATGACtaatataaaagttattaaatataagcAATAGGatgaatgcaaataaaaattaagttaaataggTATACAACTCCGTGtataaagaagaaaaaaaagtcCAAGCTCGCCTAATTATACAAATGAAAGAGAGTGGTATCGAAGATTTGTTGTTAACCGGGAGTCCAGAGTACATTTGCTAAATATCGATTTAATGCATAGTGTGTGTGCTCAACCCAAAGATGCCACCCACTTGAATTTGCTCTGCATTTCCGGATGGTAGAAGATGCACTCCAGCTTGTTCACGCAGTTCTTGCCAAAGCGGCAGGGTTTCGGGTGATAAAAGGTGCATCCCAACTTGGAGCAGTTTGGGTAGTACTTGCACATCGTAGTTGCCGTCGTGGAGGTGACTGGTGCTGATATTGACTTGTAGTTCTGCACCGGTATGACGTGAGAGGCTGTCGAATGGAAAGCGAAAAAACTAATTAGTGGGGGAACTAAGTGGAAGTGGCTATCACTTACAAAGTGGTGGCGCCGCAAGCTGCACATGACTGAGATCCCTTTGGCCGCCGTGAGCGTAGTTGCAGTCGATGCTCATGCAGGCCATGTCGAACTTGCACTTGGGATGCGAGTACATGCACTTGTCCGCGAACTTGCAGTTGGGGAAGGACTTGCAGGGCGCCGTCGGGTGGTAGTACTCACAGAACTGTTTCGTGCAGTTAGGATGGTACTTGCAGCGCTCCTTGGGCTTGCTCACCTTCAGCACGGTGGAATCCACGCTAACGGCGCTTACTAGAACAGAACGATGTGATACatgatttgtttaattaaaaatactctgTACTTACGTGCCGGCAGGTTGTCGTACTTCCTGTCCTCTGCATTGCGAATGGGTACCCTCCGTTTCTCCGGAGCCACTGCATCGCGTTCTGGGCTGCCGGAGCGACGCTTCCGATTGGCACTCGGCTCGTCCTCGTTCTTAAGCGTGAACCGTATGGGCGTGTGCTTGGCTTTGGTAGCTGTAGACGTGGAAGTGGATACACCTGCGGACGAAGCTGCCGCTGGCTCTTGTACTGAATTGGATCTAATGGTTTTCTCCTTGCTGGAGGCTGTCCTCTCTGCCCGAGGCTTAGGTTTGGCCGGCAGTGGCGGAGTGGTCGAGCGATCCTCGATCGGAGCTTTAGCCTTATTGTCCTTGTGGCCATTGGCCGAGGTTGTGGCTGCCGTCGCTTGTGGCCGCTTATTGGGCGAACGTTTCTTCGGTGAACCATGCATCTCGTCATCCTCGTCCGTGtcgtttttaattataattttcttaatcTCTTGCGGCTGCCGAAGTACCTCGTTGCGATTGAGGCTACGTGTCGTCTGGAGAGAGGGCGAGCCGCTACTCTGTGTTGGCGAGCGCGAGAAGCTTCTATCCCGATTTGATCGGCGTCGCTTGTCCGCCGTCGTGGACGTGGGCTCGGCGCTGGAGGAGGACACTTGTGGTGTGGAGACCGGCGAGGAGGAGCGCCTGCGCGAGTTGCTCGGCCGTTTCCGATAGGAGCCTTCCTTGGCGTTGTTTCCGCCCAGCGCTTTAGTCCCCGTTCAAGGTGACCACAAACTGGGTCTTGAGAGCTCCGGTGCTGGGACTCGGCTCATCGTGGGAGCTTGATGTGCAAATCCAGCTCATCCACATTGGCCAGCAGCTGCGGCACATACGTTTCAGGCCTCCTCAGTCCTCAGAGTAGGGGTGTACTCCTCCTCCTACCACCTTGATCTCGGTGCGACTTTCATTGGATCGCCGCGCTCGCTTGCCATCCCGCTGAGTTACATTAACCACCAACTCCCGAGTAGTGCGCCGAAAGAGCTCGTTGCCGGGTGCACTCCTCTTGCCACGCTCCTTCTCGCGGTCGCGATCCCGATCGTTTTTTTCCAACGATTTGCGCTTGCCCAGCGAACTGCTGGTTATCTTCACCGCCTCCTCGCTCTCCTTCTTCGCGGAAGTCTTGGCCAGAATTGTGGAGCGCTGTGCATCGGCCACGGCTCGCAGCAGAAGGTTCTTGCAGGCTTGCCGCCTGGGAGATACCTGCGGCCGGGGCTTGATCTTGATCACGGAGTTCACCGGCTTGTCGGCCATGTCCTCATCGTCCGACGGCACTGGCGGCTTGTTCACAGCCACAATAACCCGGGAACCAATGCGTTGTTTGGTGCTCGGAGCCTCTGGACTGGGCGAGCGACGCTGGCGGTGATTGCGGTTGGTGTCCCTGGAGTTGTCACGGCTAGAACGTCGTTCCCGGGAGCGCTCCCGCTGACCCCGATCCTTGCTCGCCTCGGGTTCACTGCGTCGCCGATGGGCCGGCACATATAGCTCCTTTTGGCTGCGCTGTGAACGCTCTGGCGGCAACTGGGCCTTGGAGCCGAGTCGAGCGTGTACGGATTTCCGCTCAGAACGGTCTTCCTTTAACTTCTCAGCCGACGCCTCCGGTTGGGGGGTCTCTACCTCCTCCGCCGCGGCATCCTGGCGAGTGTCAATCTTCGGCTCAGCCTCTTGTCGCTTTTCTGGTGTCTTTTCTCGTCTATTGAAAATAATAGGACTCTTAGCCTTTCGGGGAGGCGCCTCCGTTTGCTGGGTCTCCTCCTCGGGCTCCTGATCCACGGATTCCTCCTGGACACTCAAGTTCAAAAGGTCCTCGTCGTCCTCATCGCTCTCGTCCTCGATTTCGCCAATCTGGCGTAAATGCTTCTTGgctgcttggattttcttctGGATATCAGCCAGCTCGGCAAGATCCTTCTGTCGATTGACACCACTGGTGGTTGAGCTGATCTCGGACATGGCGGGCAAGTCCAGGTCCCCTGCTGGCCAACGCCTCCTCGTCCTCGATGGATTtgctcttcttttttttgtgcagtATCTCGTCCTTGGCGTTGAGATCGATGTCGAGGGTTTTCTTTGCCTTTTCGAGCAGCTCCTCGGCGAAGACATCGGTGATGGAGCTGATGATGGGCATGGCATCCGCGGAACTGGGCTGCGGCTCAGTCAGCTCATCGCCGGACTTGCGATGTGGCCTCTTGTCCTTCCTGGAGCCCTTTTTGTCCTTGTCCTTGACCTTGGCAGCTTCTGCTTGGCCGCGCGACTTCCGCTTCTTACTGGaagctaaaataaaaggtGGTAAATGGGTGTATTAACAAGGAGAGGGTATAATTTTACCACTGGATGTGGGCAGTGTGACCTCCTGTAGCTTCTGTAGCACCTCGTGCAGCCAGGTGACGAAGAGGTCCGTTTGGTCGCCCAGGAAAAGATTTAGCTCCGCGTTCATCTGCTGTTTGGTGCGTTTGTTGGCCACCATGACCATCACGTAGTCCGGCAGTTCGTCGTCTATAAAACCGGCTGATCCCCCGGTTCCCAGCTCCAGCAGCTTCGCCTTGACGGCGCTCTATATGCGggatataaaaacaattatttttgggGTATTCATTCAGAGTTATTACGAGTTCATTGATTTTCCGCAGTCACTTACGCGCATCTTCTGGCCAATCTCGCTGCCCAGATTGCACTCCATGTTCGGTTGATGCTCTATCCGTTGCAGTCGTCAGTTTTCgggcgcatttatttattaacgcCTACTTTTTGCGGTAGATCTACTTTTCGTTACAtgagaaaatgggaaaatttcCCCAAATATAATTATCGCAGCTGCTCCGATATCCAAAAATAGTGGTGGGTGGTCAGTATTAGGGGTATTCTTTTCGGAGTCTATATTGTTggtaaataattgttttaaagactttgtttgttttgtttgtgatAAGTAAACTAAACTGAGTGATcctaaatttaagaaaacacaaattggAGAAGTTTATGCactgttaattgaaaaaaacaacatttaacattaaaaataggCCCTGCCATTCGCCCCGAATGTTTACTAAAGTACTCAAAAAATAATCGATACTTTATGCgaatgaaaaaatttaaaatattagtacATATGTAAACTgggaatatttatttcactGTTGCATGAAATTTATTATGAACAGAAAAACGTAAACTAACTATAACTTATCAACAAGATTTGTAACCCTTTTTAGATCAAGAATCATAAATTCTCTAGCtgattaatttgtaatttatttaacaaatcaaaagatttaagttttatttataggCACTAGAAGTAAGTCCTGCTAAGTTGAATAAAACTCACAAATGCTGTGTTTTATTATATCATTAAGCAGTAAGCAGAATGTAACAATTTTAACTTTAGAAGTTGATTCAAGTTTACGttacaacaacaactaggCCCCAGGGACGACATTTAAcccttttttataaatttattatttataaataaaagcttaaGCTAGAGAACATAGAAAACTACGAAGCATCCCTTTGTAAAAGTGTGTTCCCcatcaaaaattcaaatacgAAAATTTTCCGACAGACCAGCGGAACTACAATCGATAGTGACCTCGTGAGCGTCGCGCAGTCTATCGATACGCCTGCGCGAACCTTCGGGCCGAATGGCACTCAAATGTCACACGGGAAGAAGAAGCTGCGAAAAGAATTTTAGAAGAAAGCAACTGCAATTTTGTCATAATCGGAGCTGCAATTCGCAATGAAAAATGGAAACTAGACAGCCCAGTTCCGGTGATGAGATAAAGCCAGGTGCGTACCGTCCGGGGGCGTGGCGAGTGTGTGAATACGGGCCCCGGATCGCAGCCCCTTGGCTTTCTGCTCGaagtgtgtgtctgtgtttcTCGCCCTTCGAATAGAATGGCTGCGTTTTTGGCTGCGTTTGGCCGTGTGAATTGCACGGGTCCCCTTTTGCCTgatatattttccatattgGCGACTCCGTGCGAGTCCGTTTCCAACAACTTGTTGCACTAAAACCCGTGAAATTCCCTATCTTGCAGAGCTGTACTTCCTCATCTCCAAGTTCCTGGCTGCGGGGCCGCTGGAGGAGACGGCAAAGGTGGGTTGAAAACCAACGCTCTCGGGATCGAGATCCAAAAAAAGAGCGCAATTTCGCGACCCGCTTtgtttacaaacattttacTAATTTCGCTTTAATTCTGGTCTATTCCCCCACGTCCATTTTTTAGGTTTTGATCCGGGAACTCGAGGAGAAGAAGGTGAGTTTCGGTGGGCTTGTGCGGGGGATATATAGATTTTCGACCCGACtcgaaaaagaagaaaaccgCGTTTGTTTATAcgctttgttttggttttgttgttgtttctgctgCCGGCAGCGAGTGACGACAAAGCCCACCAATACGTCCGCTTGTCTGAGAGTTGGAAATCAAACTGAATTGTGGGTTTGCTTGGGCCACGGGATATAGTCTGTAGT
This genomic window from Drosophila gunungcola strain Sukarami chromosome 3R, Dgunungcola_SK_2, whole genome shotgun sequence contains:
- the LOC128266699 gene encoding LOW QUALITY PROTEIN: zinc finger CCCH domain-containing protein 14 (The sequence of the model RefSeq protein was modified relative to this genomic sequence to represent the inferred CDS: deleted 5 bases in 5 codons), which encodes MECNLGSEIGQKMRSAVKAKLLELGTGGSAGFIDDELPDYVMVMVANKRTKQQMNAELNLFLGDQTDLFVTWLHEVLQKLQEVTLPTSSASSKKRKSRGQAEAAKVKDKDKKGSRKDKRPHRKSGDELTEPQPSSADAMPIISSITDVFAEELLEKAKKTLDIDLNAKDEILHKKKKSKSIEDEEALASRGLDLPAMSEISSTTSGVNRQKDLAELADIQKKIQAAKKHLRQIGEIEDESDEDDEDLLNLSVQEESVDQEPEEETQQTEAPPRKAKSPIIFNRREKTPEKRQEAEPKIDTRQDAAAEEVETPQPEASAEKLKEDRSERKSVHARLGSKAQLPPERSQRSQKELYVPAHRRRSEPEASKDRGQRERSRERRSSRDNSRDTNRNHRQRRSPSPEAPSTKQRIGSRVIVAVNKPPVPSDDEDMADKPVNSVIKIKPRPQVSPRRQACKNLLLRAVADAQRSTILAKTSAKKESEEAVKITSSSLGKRKSLEKNDRDRDREKERGKRSAPGNELFRRTTRELVVNVTQRDGKRARRSNESRTEIKVVEEEYTPTLRTEEAETYVPQLLANVDELDLHISSHDEPSPSTGALKTQFVVTLNGDKALGGNNAKEGSYRKRPSNSRRRSSSPVSTPQVSSSSAEPTSTTADKRRRSNRDRSFSRSPTQSSGSPSLQTTRSLNRNEVLRQPQEIKKIIIKNDTDEDDEMHGSPKKRSPNKRPQATAATTSANGHKDNKAKAPIEDRSTTPPLPAKPKPRAERTASSKEKTIRSNSVQEPAAASSAGVSTSTSTATKAKHTPIRFTLKNEDEPSANRKRRSGSPERDAVAPEKRRVPIRNAEDRKYDNLPALSAVSVDSTVLKVSKPKERCKYHPNCTKQFCEYYHPTAPCKSFPNCKFADKCMYSHPKCKFDMACMSIDCNYAHGGQRDLSHVQLAAPPLSSHVIPVQNYKSISAPVTSTTATTMCKYYPNCSKLGCTFYHPKPCRFGKNCVNKLECIFYHPEMQSKFKWVASLG